The Anaerobranca gottschalkii DSM 13577 genomic sequence CAGCATATAATAAATTTACTCCAGCAGGTCATATTAACTATGTAGAGTTAGATAGTGCACCAATTGGAAACATTGCTGCCTTTGAACAATTGGTAAATGCTGCTTTCGAAAATGATTGTGGTTATTTTAGTGTTAATTTCCCAGTAGATCAGTGTTTAGGGGAAAACTGTAACTATATCGGTATAATAACTGAAGAAGGATGTCCTAAATGTCAATCAAAAAAAGTAAGAAGAATTAGAAGGGTTACAGGATATTTAGGAATTTATGAAGAATCTTTAGATGGAGTAAATAAAGATTCATTCTTTAACAAAGGAAAATATTACGAAGTAAAAAATAGAACTACTCACTTAAAATTTTAATAATAAAAAAGCTGTATCTTAAAGTCAAAGCTAAGATACAGCTTTTTTTTTTTGTTTTTTTCTTGATTGATGAATTTTTGAATATTAATTCCAGCAATTGCTAAATATAATGGTAAAAATATGAGAAGGTGAAAAAATGAAAACATTGTGGAAAGGTGCAATAAACTTCGGTTTAATAAATGTTCCGATAAAGATGTTTACAGCTACAGAGAATAAAAGTATTAGTTTTAAAAACTTACATAAAGAATGTAATACACCTATAAAACAAAAGAGATATTGCCCTAACTGTGAAAAAGAAGTTGAATATGATGAGATAGTTAAAGGGTATGAATATCAAAAGGATACTTATATCATAATTAAAGATGAAGATTTAGAAAAAATACCGGGAGAAAGCAGTAAAACAATTGATATAGTAGAATTTGTGAAACTTGAACAAATTGATCCAATCTACTTCGATAAATCTTATTATTTAGCTCCTGAAGATACAGGAAAAAAAGCTTATAAATTATTGGTAAATGCATTGAATGAAACAGAAAAAATAGCTATAGCTAAAGTAGTAATTAGATCAAGGGAATCCCTTGTATGTTTAAGGGTATATAATGGTATTTTAGTTATGGAAACAATGCATTATCCAGATGAAATTAGGAATTCTAGTGAAGTTCCCGGTATAAATTATGAAATTACTATATCTGATTCTGAAATAAAAATGGCTAAAGAACTTATAGAAGGATTAGCAACAGATTTTAATCCAGAGAAGTATCAAGATAATTATAGGACAAAATTATTAGAAATTATTCAAAGTAAAGTCGAAGGAAAAGAAATTAAACAAGTAGTAGAAAAAGACAAAGGAGGAGTAATTGATTTAATGGAAGCATTACAAGCCAGTTTAGATATGGTAAAAAAGGAAAAACTAGAACAGGCTAAAAATAAAAGTAAAAAACGGAGTAGGAAAACTGTATCATGAAAAAAGTAATTCCGATGTCTCCAAAACTCTTACCATTTGATTATAAAAACGATCCTGATTATATTTATCAAATAAAATGGGATGGAGTAAGGATGTTAACATATAAAGAAAATGGCAAAATAACCTTGATAAATAAATATGGTAAAGATAAAACTAAACAATTTCCAGAACTAAAAAAACTGGAAATATTAAAAGCTAATTTTGTATTGGATGGAGAAATAATGGTTATAGAAGGAACTAAAAATAGTTTTTCTAAAATATTAAAAAGAAATAATACCAGTGACATAAAAAAAATTAACTTCTATGTCCATAACATTCCTATTACTTATAGTGTTTTTGATATATTATGTTTTAACGGTCGCTGGATTATGGATCAGCCTATAGAATACAGGCAAAATTTATTAAACAATTTTTTGGAGTCAAATTCCTTAATTCATTTATGTCAAAATTACAATGAAGGAGTGGAACTCTTTCAAACAACAAAAAAATTAGGTTTAGAAGGAATAATAGCTAAAAAAAAAGGAAGTAAATATACTCAAGGGAAAAAAAGTTTCGATTGGATAAAATATAAGCACAGGCAAATAATTGAAGGTTATATAGGAGGACTACTCCTTGAAAGAGGAATAATAAAATCATTAGCTATAGGTATCAAAGAATCCGATGAGTTTATTTATATAGGGAATGTAGGTACAGGGTTATCAGAGGAATATAAAAAAAGAATCTTAAAAAAAGGGGTTGAGTTGGTAATAGCCGATTCCCCATTTAAAAACTTTAATGATAAAAAACATATTTGGCTTCTTCCAAGAGTAAAATGTTTTATAGAATTCATGGAATGGACCGATGATTATACTTTACGTTCTCCTGTATTAAAAGTTATTCAGGAGGATGATTATGTCACATAAAATAATAATAAACGGAAAACAGTTAAATCTTACTAATTTAGATAAAGTTTATTGTCAAAAAAACAATATTACTAAAAAAGATTGTTTAAATTATTATATAAAGATATATCCTTACATAAGTGAATATTTAAAAAATAGACCAGTAGCTTTAACCAGGTATCCTAATGGTTTTCAACAAAAAGGGTTTTATCAAAAAAATGTTCCCGAAGGGAAGCCAAGTTGGGTAGAAACAATAAATATTCCAGGGATAAAAAATTATCCACTAATAAATAACATTGAAACTTTTCTATGGCTTTGTAATTTAGGAACTATAGAATTTCACCCTTGGTTGTCTAACAAAGATAATCTAGATTTTCCAGACTATGGAGTTTTAGACATAGATCCTATGGAAAAATTCAGCTTTAAAGAAGTGTTAATAGTAGCGAGAAAGGTATATGAAATATTAGAGTTATTAAAAATCAAATCTTACCCTAAACTAACTGGCTCTACAGGTATACAAATTTATATACCATTAGTAAATCGCTATACTTATGAAGAAGTAAGGGAGTTTATAAGGCTAATTTATGTAATAGTAAATAATCAACTTCCTGAAATAAGTACTTTAGAAAGGAAAGTTGAACAGAGGAAAGGAAAAATTTACTTAGATTATTTACAAAATGTAAAAGGACAAACATTAGTGGCCCCATATAGTATTAGACCTAAAGTAGGGGCACCTATATCCATGCCAGTTAGATGGGAAGATATATATAAGGATAACTTATCGCCTCAAGAATATAATATATTTAATTCAATACAAGATATTGAAACTATCTATCCTTATTTTCTAGAAGTTTTAGAGAAAAAACAAAAAATAGAAAAAGCTTATAATCTTTTGCAAAAATTATTTTAAAAAGAAGGAATTAAATATTATTTATAGAAATATTATTATAAAATTTATATTTATAAAATTTGTATAATTATAATAAAGGGGGGACTACTAACATTACCTTTTAACATATTCAACATAAGGAGGAGATTGTCTTGAAAAAAATCCCCAATAGTAAAATCAGAAACATCGCTATTATTTCCCATGGAGGGGCAGGAAAGACATCTTTAGCAGAAAGTATGCTTTATACTGCAGGTGCAGTAAGTAGATTAGGAAGGGTTGATGATGGTACTTCAATTTTTGATTATGATCAAGAGGAAATCAAAAGGAAAATTACCATTAATACCTCAATGGCACCTTGTGAGTGGGAAGGTCACAAAATCAATATCATCGATACACCTGGATATTTTGATTTTGTAGGGGAAGTAAAAGGTGCTTTAAGGGTTGTAGATGGTACTATACTTGTTCTTTGTGCTGCTTCAGGAGTAGAAGTAGGAACAGAAATAGTATATGATTATGCTGAAGAACAAGGATTACCAAAAATAATATTTGTTAACAAAATGGATAGGGAAAATGCAAACTTCTTCAATGTTATAGATGAACTGAAAGAAAAGTATGGTAATAAAGTTGTTCCACTACAAATACCAATTGGAGCAGAAGCTAATTTTAAAGGTATAGTAGATATATTAAAAGGTAAAGCATATATTTTTGAAGGAGATAAGAAGTATGTAGAGGGGGATATTCCAAAGGATCTATTAGATAAAGTTGAGGAGTATAAAGAAGCTCTAACAGAAGCTGTGGCCGAGGGTTGTGATGAATTATTAATGAAGTATTTAGAAGGAGAAGAATTAACAGAAGAAGAAATTATGCAAGGGCTTAAAGAAGGTGTTAAAGAAAGAAAAATATTACCTGTTTTATGTGGAAGTGCTTACAAAAATATCGGGATACCCCAATTATTAAGTTTTATTAATTTTGCCTTACCTTCACCTATTGATAAAGGAAAAGTAAAAGCTAGACTTAAAAATGAAGATATAGAAATTAATGTCGATGAAAAAGAAAAATTTACTGCCCTTGTATTTAAAACTATGGCAGACCCATACGTAGGAAAATTGACATTTTTTAGAGTATATTCAGGAACTTTAAAATCTGATTCTGTAATTTACAATGCTACTAAAAAGGTTACAGAAAGGGTAGGTCAGTTATTCTTGATGAAGGGTAAAAATCAAGAGCCAGTAGATTTTGTTCAAGCAGGGGATATTGCAGCTGTGGCTAAATTACAAGAAACATCTACAGGGGATACTTTGTGTGAAAAAGATATGGATTTAATATTAGCTCCTGTGGATTTTCCTAGACCAGTAATTTCTTTTGCCGTTGAACCAAAATCTAAAAATGATGAAGAAAAAGTAAGTTCAGGCCTGGCCCGTTTTTTAGAAGAAGACCCTACTTTTAAAGTTGAAAGAAATGCAGAAACCAAACAAACTATAATTTCTGGTATGGGTGAATTACACTTAGAAATTATAGTAAATAGGTTATCTAAGAAATTTGGAGTTGATGTAGATTTAAAAAATCCTAAAATCCCTTATAAAGAAACTATAAAAGGGAAAGCAAAGGTAGAAGGTAAACACAAAAAACAATCTGGTGGTAGAGGACAATATGGCCACGTATGGATTGAATTTGAGCCACTTCCTAGAGGTGAAAAATTCCAGTTTGTTGATAAGATTTTTGGAGGAGCAGTTCCTAGAAACTATATACCGGCAGTTGAAAAAGGTTTAATTGAAGCTATGGAAGAAGGAATACTGGCAGGTTATCCTGTGGTAGATATTAAAGCTACTTTATTTGATGGTTCTTACCACAGTGTTGACTCTTCAGAAATGGCTTTTAAAATAGCAGCATCTTTAGCTTTTAAAAAGGCAATGCAACAAGCCCAACCTGTTTTATTAGAACCTATCGTAAATGCTGAGATTATAGTACCAGAACAGTTTATGGGAGATATTATGGGTGATATGAACTCAAGAAGAGGTAGAATAATGGGTATGGAACCATTAGGAGGGGGATTACAAAAAGTAAAAGCCCAGGCTCCTTTAGCAGAAATGTATCGTTATTCCATTGATTTACGTTCAATGACTCAAGGTAGAGGAAGTTTCACAATGGAATATTCCCATTATGAAGAGGTACCACCACATATTCAAGAACAAATTGTAAAAGAAGCTCAAAGGGAAAAGGAATTAGCTTCTAAATAACTTAAAGACAGCCTCCAAAGAGAGGCTGTTATATTATTAAATTTTTAAGGGGTGAAAAAATGATTACAAAATATCTTGCATTACCAGGTCCAACAGATGTTAATCCAGATGTTATGTTAGAAATATCTAAACCTATTTTTAATCATCGTAATGTAATTTTTAAAGAATTATTAGAAAGGGTTACAGAAAAAACTCAGAAATTATTAGGTACAAATAATGAAGTTTATTTTTTAACTGCTTCTGGGACTGGAGCTATGGAGTGCGCTATAGTAAACACATTATCGAAAAATGATAAGGTATTAGCGTTAATTAACGGTTCATTTGGACAGAGATTTGCTGATATAGCAAAACAATATGGAGCAGATGTTATTGAGTTTCATGGAGAATGGGGTAAAGGTTTTGAACTAGAAAAACTAAAAAAAGTAATAGATGAATTAGGAGATAATCTAAAGGGAATAACAGTAGTACACTGTGAAACATCTACAGGTGTATTAAATGATATCCAGTCTATTAGTAAATTAAGGTGTTCTGATAAAACACTATTATTAGTTGATGGTATAAGTTCTATAGGAGCTGTGAAAGTTGAAGTAGATAAATGGAATATTGATGTAATTTTAACAGGTAGTCAGAAAGTATTAGCCCTCCCACCAGGATTGGCAATAATTTCTTTTAGTTCAAAGGCAATTAAAGCTTATGAAGAAAGTGATATGCCTAAATATTATTGGGATATCGGTAAATATAGGAAGTTTTACCATGAAAAAAGGGAAACTCCCTACACTCCTGCCATACCATTATTTGTAGGATTACTCAAGCAATTAGAAGCACTAGAAGAGAGAGGTTTTGATCAGGAAATCAAAAAACATGAAAAAATCGCTAAAATGGTTAGATGTGCAGTTAGAGAAATGGGGCTTGAGCTATTAAATGATGATAAAATTTCAGCAAATACCGTAACTCCTATAAAAGTTCCAGAAGGTATTGATTTAAAAATAATGCGAAAAATTCTTCTAGAAAAGTATAGTGTAGATGTAGCTGGTGGACAAGGAAAGTTAGAAGGAAAAATTTTTAGAATAGGTCATTTAGGTAATGTAGAACCATTATTTATTATCTCTATTTTGGCAGCTTTAGAAATGACTTTAAAGGAAATGGGATATGATATAGAAGTTGGAAAGGGAGTAAAAGCTGCTCAGGAATTTTGGATTAATAACTTGAAATAATGGGAATAATATGATAAAATTCTTTAAAAAATATAGTTCAAAGTACAATGATGTAGAGAATAGTACTCAAAAAGTTCTATTCAGAGAGTCGGTGGTTGCTGTGAACCGATTAGAATTTTTGAGGAATCCACTTTACTAGTACTTAGGTTAATTACCTTTAAAAATTAAATGAGAGGATCCTTTTAGGATCAATCAGGGTGGCAACGCGGTAACTCGTCCCTGACCAATTAATTTTGGTCAGGTTTTTTTAATTTAAGAACTAAATAAGAACTAAAAGGAGGTAATTTTAAAATGTTAGATTTAAAGGTAATTAGACAAAATCCAGAAATTGTTAAAAAAGCTTTAACTAATAGAGGGGAAGATCCCCAGGTAATTGATAAAATTTTAGAATTAGATAATCAAAGAAGAGAAAATTTAACGAAGGTTGAGATGTTAAAAAAATTGAGAAATGAAACTTCTCAAGAAATTTCAAAGTTAAAGAAGGAAAAAATAGATTGTGAAGATAAAATTTTGAAGATGAGAGAAGTAGGAGAAGAAATTAAGGAACTTGATGATCTAGTAAGAGAAATTGATGAAAAAATGATGAATGTTTTATTAAGAATCCCTAACATTCCCCATGAAAGTGTTCCTGTAGGTGGATCAGAAGAAGATAATGTCGAAGTAAAAAGGTTTGGAGAACCGCCTAAATTTAATTTTCAACCAAAAGCCCATTGGGATATTGGGGCTGACTTAGATATAATCGATTTTGAAAGGGCAGGTAAAGTAACAGGTTCAAGATTTACCTTTTTAAAAGGTTTAGGTGCTAAGTTGGAAAGGGCATTGATAAATTTTATGATAGATACCCATATCCAAAATGGATATACTGAAATACTTCCTCCTTTTATGGTAAACGAAGAAAGTTTAAAAGGAACTGGCCAGTTACCTAAATTTGAAGAAGATGCCTTTAAGGTAACTAATAATGGTTATTACTTAATTCCAACGGCTGAAGTACCTGTTACAAATTACCATAAAGATGAAATTATTGATGGTGATAAATTGCCAATCCTTTATACAGCCTACTCACCTTGTTTTAGAGCAGAAGCGGGAGCCCATGGCAGAGACACTAGAGGTTTGATAAGGCAACATCAATTCAATAAAGTTGAGTTAGTAAAATTCTCTCACCCTGAAAAATCCTATGAAGAATTGGAGAAACTATTGTTAGATGCTGAAAGAATCTTACAAGCATTAGGGCTACATTATAGAGTAGTAACACTATGTACAGGAGACCTAGGTTTTTCTGCAGCTAAAACCTATGATATAGAAGTTTGGTTACCAAGTTTCAATACCTTTAGAGAAATTTCTTCTTGCAGTAATTTTGAAGATTTTCAAGCAAGAAGGGCAAATATTAAGTTTAGACCACAACCAAAAGAAAAAGCCCAATATTTACACACACTAAATGGTTCTGGTTTAGCTGTTGGTAGAACATTAGCAGCAATCTTAGAGAATTATCAACAAGAAGATGGAAGTGTATTAATACCTAAGGTACTACAACCATATATGGGAATAGAAAAAATTACAAAAGAAAATTAGTTGACATAAATCCATAAATATTATATATTTATATAGCGGTAAAGATATAATATAAAAATAACTATAAAAAATCTTTTAAAAAACCTTGACACAATATGTTAGTTATGATATAATCCTTAATGTGTCAAGACGGAGGGGTGTCCGAGCGGTTTAAGGAGCTGGTCTTGAAAACCAGTGACTCGAAAGGGCCGTGGGTTCGAATCCCACCCCCTCCGCCATTTTATATATTTTGGAGAGATGCCCGAGTAGGCCGAAGGGGGTCGCCTGCTAAGCGATTAAGCGAGACTAAAACTCGCTTCGAGGGTTCGAATCCCTCTCTCTCCGCCATGTTAATATGTGCCCGTAGCTCAGCTGGATAGAGTGTTTGACTACGAATCAAAAGGTCCCAGGTTCGAATCCTGGCGGGCACGCCATTTAAATTACTTGGTTGATTAACCAGTTTTTTTTTACAAAATGTTGTGTCTCTATTGGGCGCCCGTAGCTCAGGGGATAGAGCAGTGGTTTCCTAAACCGCGTGTCGGAGGTTCGAGTCCTTTCGGGCGCACCATTTATTAAAAGGAGATTTTGAAATTGAAAGAGAAGTTTATGCACCTGGCTTTAGAGCAGGCCAATAAGGCCTTTGAATTAGGGGAAGTTCCAATTGGTGCAGTAGTTATAAGAAATAATGAAGTTATATCATTAGGTTTTAATATGCGGGAAACTTTAAAGGATCCTACAGCCCATGCTGAGTTAATAGCAATAAAAAGGGCAGCTCAAAAGCTTCAAGGCTGGAGATTAATTGATTGTGAAATATATGTAAATGTAGAGCCATGTGCTATGTGTTGTGAGGCAATTATTCAGTCTAGGATGAAAAAACTGATCTTTGGATTAAGGGAACCTAAGACTGGAGCTGTTTATTCACAACTTGAACTTCCTAAAATAAGAAATGCTAAACTAGAAATAGAAGAAGGTATACTTGAAGAAGAAAGTAAAAGGTTACTACAGAAATTTTTTAATAAAATTAGAAATAAGTAAATATAGTGAGTAATATAATATGGAGAGGTGGCTGAGTGGTCGAAGGCGCTCGCCTGGAAAGCGAGTAGACGGGGATAAACCTGTCTCGAGGGTTCAAATCCCTCTCTCTCCGCCATAAATAGCTAATTTTGGCCGTGCTAGATGGGGAGGTAGCGGTGCCCTGTACCTGCAATCCGCTATAGCAGGATTGAATGCCTATATTGAGGCTTATACTTTGTAGGGCTGGCTTAAATAAGTGGTGACGACGATTGGGTCCTACGCAATAGCACTCTATGAACCCCGTCAGGTCCGGAAGGAAGCAGCGGTAAGTAGTTGTTGTTATGTGCCGTAGGGAAGCCTGATTCGAGCTAACTGTTTAGGTATCGCCTATGAAGATAAGTCGAATATAGGGCACGGCCTTTAATTATAAAAAAACACCTAAATAGGGTGTTTTTTGTTTTTATGAAATAATGTTGCAAATAAATAAAGGGATTTGTATAATAATTAAATAGGGGTGATGTAAATGGCTTACAAGGCTCTTTATAGAAAATTAAGGCCAGGCAGTTTTTCTCAAGGTTATGTGGCTCAGCAGCATATAAGAACTACACTGCAAAATAGTTTAAAAAACCGAAAAATAGCCCATGCCTATCTATTTTCAGGGCCAAGGGGTACAGGGAAAACCAGTACTGCTAAAATTTTTGCAAAGGCAGTTAATTGTTTAGAAGGTCCAACACCAGAACCCTGTAATGTTTGCAGTGTATGTAAAAAAATTAACGAAAATAGTTCTTTAGATGTATTAGAAATAGATGCTGCTTCTAATAGAGGAATTGATGAAATAAGGGATTTAAGGGATAAAGTTAATTATGCACCATCTGAATCAAGGTATAAAGTGTACATAATAGATGAAGTACACATGTTAACTACAGAAGCATTTAATGCGTTATTAAAAACTTTAGAAGAGCCACCATCCCATGTAGTATTTATATTAGCTACTACAGAACCCCACAAACTTCCTGCGACAATATTATCAAGGTGTCAAAGATTTGATTTTAGACCCTTTAAAACTACAGAAATTTCTCAATACCTAATGGAAATCTGTGAAAAAAATGGTATATATATAGAGGAAGAAGCGGCCCAGATTCTAGCGGGTAAAGCTGATGGTTCTATGAGGGATGCTTTAAGTTTATTAGACCAGTTAATAGTTTATGGCGATGGTACTATAACTACTTCTCTAGTTTTAGATGTGTTAGGGGTACTATCTCCTAGTACTATAAATGAGCTAATTGGATACATTTCTGATAGAAAATTAGACCAAGCTTTAGAACTATTAGATATCATTATCCAGCAAGGAAAAGATATCCAAAGCTTTATAGAAGATATAATAAATAGATTAAGGGATATAATGTTTGAAAATCTTAAAGACCCTAAAGCATCTATAGGTTTAAGTCTACAAGAGTTAGTTAGGATTATCGAGATCTTTATACAGGGTAGTAAAGAAATTAAAAATTCTTCCCATCCTAAAATACTTTTGGAAACTTTGATTATCAAAAGTATTGAAGGTGAGGAGAGAAAAATATCTCTTTTAGAAAAGCGAATCGAGGATTTAGAGGAAATTATAAATTCCCGTTCTTTTAAAACTACTTCTTTAAATGAAAAGGCAGAAGTAGTAGATAAAGGGGAAGTAAATAAAGGACAAAGTAGTATAGGATTCAATACAATTAAAAATTCTTGGGATAAAGTATTATTTGCCGTAAAAAAAGAAAGTGTATCTACCCATGCTTGGTTAAAGGAAGGGATCCTGGATAAACTAGATGGAGATACCCTTGAAATAATGTATGAAGATAAATATATGTTACATCGAGAAAATATAATGAAAGAAAATCATAAAAATATTATTGAAAAAGTACTTGCAAACATATTTAATGTTGATTTAAAAATCAAAGCAACTACTAAAGAGAGAGGTAAAAAGAATAATTCTAAGATAAAGGAAAAAGACAACTTAATATCAATGGCAGAAAAGTTATTTGGCCAAGATTTAGTTGAAGTTAAAGATTAAAAATTAAGGAGGTTTTATAATGTTTGGTGGAAATATGCAAAAAGCGATGAAACAAATGCAAAAAATGCAGGCAGACATGGCAAAAATGCAAGAAGAATTAAAAGAAAGGTTATTTGAAGGCACAGCAGGTGGTGGAGTTGTAAAGGTAGTAGTAAGTGGTCACAAAGAAGTAAAAGAAGTTTTAATTAGTCCAGATGTAGTAGATCCAGAAGATGTAGAAATGTTACAAGACCTAATAGTTGCAGCAACTAATGAAGCTTTAAGAATAGCTGATAAAACTATGGAGCAAGAACTTAAAAAGATTGCCGGTGGAATGAAGTTGCCACCAGGTCTGTTCTAATGGTTCAGTCTAAATACCTCAATGACCTTATAGAAGCCTTTCAACTTTTGCCAGGGATAGGGAAAAAAAGTGCTCAAAGGCTTGCTTTTCATGTTTTGAAAATGCCTAAAGAGGATATTCAACGATTTACCCAGGCCCTCTTGTATGCAAAAGAAAAAATTACAGAATGCACCATATGTGGTAACCTTTCCGATGATACTTTATGTAATATTTGTTCTAACCCTAAAAGAAATCCTCAAGTTATTTGTGTAGTTCAAGAACCTAAAGATGTAAGTATAATGGAGCGCATAGGGGATTATAACGGGTATTATCATGTACTAAAAGGTTGTATTTCTCCTATGGAAGGTATTGGACCAGAGGAATTAAATATAAAAACATTATTAGAAAGATTAAAAGATGGTGAAGTACAAGAAGTAATTATTGCAACAAACCCTACTATAGAAGGGGAAGCAACAGCAATGTATTTGTCTAAAATAATTAAACCATTAAATATCAAAGTAACTAGAATTGCCCACGGATTACCGGTGGGAGGAGACCTAGAATATGCTGATGAAGTTACATTGGCAAGGGCCCTTCAAGGTAGAGTAGAAATTTGATATTTATTAAAATATGTAAATTAAGTTTTTAAACCATAGAGAAAAGGTACAAGGTTAACCTTATAACTATGGTTTTTTGTTTTATTACTATGTTATATTTTAATTAGATGGAAAAAATATAAGAAGGGAAGAATTGTTGGTTTTTTAGCAATGTATTTTGATAAAAGAAGAGCTATAAAGGGAAAGTGGAGATTTAATTACTAAGGTTATTGGAATTTACAAAAAACATTTTTCTCCCTGTATTAAACAAGAAAATGTTGGCAATAATACTATACATCAGAAAAACTGCGGGGGTGGAAAAATGTTAGATAAAATAAAAAATCTATTAATTAAAATTAAAAACTACTTTGAAAATGAACAACCTATAATTCTAGAACAATCTAAAAGTATTATGGAATTAGTAGAAGAAGCAAAAAAAGAATGGTTGGCAGCAAAAGAATACTTTGAAAATGTTTCAGATCCTGATTTAATAGATTATGCTATACATTCAATAGAAGCTACTGAAAAGAGGTATAACTATTTATTAAAAAAAGTAAAACAAATGAATTTAGAAGAAATAAAATAAATAGTCATCATTTTACTTTCGCTGAATAGATATTAGCATATCGATTTCAGCGGAGGTGACCAATATGAAGGTAAAGAAGTTACTACTACAGTCTTTAGGAGGAATAACATTTTTAGTAGTATTACATTTTTTTGGGCAAAACATTGGAATTTATTTACCTATAAATTTATTTACAATAGCAATAGCAAGTCTTTTAGGTGTTCCCGGTATAATACTTTTAGTAATTTTAGGAAAAATATTATTATAACAACAATTAAAGGGTTAGAGACCCTTTTTTTTCTTGACCGTAAGTTACTCCTCTGTTATACTTTAATTGTATTACTGTTATAACTTTACTTCCACTTTACCATGGAAAAGTAAAAACTGTTTGATTTAAATAATCGTATCTGTGATAGAACAGTTTCTGATTTATAATAGTGTTCTATTACATAAGGAGGATAATATGTTCCGTTTTGTAGAAGCATATGTTGGAGAGTATGCCAGTGGAAAAAGTGAAAATGCAATTAACCGAGCTATTGAACTTAAAAAAATGACCAAGGATAAAGTAACATTAGTGGATTTAGATACAGTTGAACCCTTTTATACCCTTAGGCCGTTAAAGAAAAAATTGAAAGAACAATATGATATAGATGTGGTTACATGGGAGACCAGTGAAACTATGGGTTTAGGTGAAGCTGGTTCTATTATTAAACCAGAAATGAGATGGGTATTAAGAAGGGAAGGAAATATAATATTAGATATCGGATATGGTGTACATGGTGCCAAAATTTTAAATTTAATTGAAGGAGCCCATGAAAGTGAAGAGTTAAAGATTTTTGTAGTTATAAACACTTGTCGTCCCATTACTGGAACAGT encodes the following:
- the dnaX gene encoding DNA polymerase III subunit gamma/tau, whose protein sequence is MAYKALYRKLRPGSFSQGYVAQQHIRTTLQNSLKNRKIAHAYLFSGPRGTGKTSTAKIFAKAVNCLEGPTPEPCNVCSVCKKINENSSLDVLEIDAASNRGIDEIRDLRDKVNYAPSESRYKVYIIDEVHMLTTEAFNALLKTLEEPPSHVVFILATTEPHKLPATILSRCQRFDFRPFKTTEISQYLMEICEKNGIYIEEEAAQILAGKADGSMRDALSLLDQLIVYGDGTITTSLVLDVLGVLSPSTINELIGYISDRKLDQALELLDIIIQQGKDIQSFIEDIINRLRDIMFENLKDPKASIGLSLQELVRIIEIFIQGSKEIKNSSHPKILLETLIIKSIEGEERKISLLEKRIEDLEEIINSRSFKTTSLNEKAEVVDKGEVNKGQSSIGFNTIKNSWDKVLFAVKKESVSTHAWLKEGILDKLDGDTLEIMYEDKYMLHRENIMKENHKNIIEKVLANIFNVDLKIKATTKERGKKNNSKIKEKDNLISMAEKLFGQDLVEVKD
- a CDS encoding YbaB/EbfC family nucleoid-associated protein; this translates as MMFGGNMQKAMKQMQKMQADMAKMQEELKERLFEGTAGGGVVKVVVSGHKEVKEVLISPDVVDPEDVEMLQDLIVAATNEALRIADKTMEQELKKIAGGMKLPPGLF
- the recR gene encoding recombination mediator RecR encodes the protein MVQSKYLNDLIEAFQLLPGIGKKSAQRLAFHVLKMPKEDIQRFTQALLYAKEKITECTICGNLSDDTLCNICSNPKRNPQVICVVQEPKDVSIMERIGDYNGYYHVLKGCISPMEGIGPEELNIKTLLERLKDGEVQEVIIATNPTIEGEATAMYLSKIIKPLNIKVTRIAHGLPVGGDLEYADEVTLARALQGRVEI
- a CDS encoding DUF2508 family protein, with the translated sequence MLDKIKNLLIKIKNYFENEQPIILEQSKSIMELVEEAKKEWLAAKEYFENVSDPDLIDYAIHSIEATEKRYNYLLKKVKQMNLEEIK
- a CDS encoding pro-sigmaK processing inhibitor BofA family protein, with the translated sequence MKVKKLLLQSLGGITFLVVLHFFGQNIGIYLPINLFTIAIASLLGVPGIILLVILGKILL